A part of Tardiphaga sp. vice304 genomic DNA contains:
- the istA gene encoding IS21 family transposase: protein MKTVELYARVRHAVLIEGISERAAADRFGINARTVSKMLKFSVPPGYVRRKPPLRPKLDEFSGIIDAILATDKDRPKKQRHTSKRIFERLCDEHGFTGKITIVKDYVAGWRQRTQEMFVPLAHPPGHAQADFGEAIGIIGGVECKIHFFAMDLPHSDAIFVVGYPAETTEAFCDGHVRAFAFFDGVPQSILYDNTRIAVARILGDGKRQRTRVFSELQSHYLFTDRFGRPGKGNDKGKVEGLVGYARRNFLVPIPVFADFEALNGHLLEGCRKRLADRLRGHDGTIGERLQHDLAAFQKPLPAPYDACDKKPGSVNSLSLVRYRLNDYSVPTAYGHQKVLVRGYVHEVIIACGAEVIARHPRSYAREDFVFNPLHYLALIEQKTNALDQAAPLADWKLPEEFATLRRLLEARMGRSGKREFVQVLRLIEVFKVDDVAAAVRDAIARGAVGFDAVKHLVLCRIERRPPRLDMTIYPYLPKATVATTSARSYMDLLAGVAT, encoded by the coding sequence ATGAAGACAGTGGAGCTTTACGCGCGGGTCCGGCACGCCGTTCTGATCGAGGGGATCAGCGAGCGCGCTGCGGCAGACCGGTTCGGCATCAACGCCAGGACGGTCTCGAAGATGCTGAAGTTCTCGGTGCCGCCCGGATACGTGCGCAGGAAGCCACCGTTGCGGCCGAAGCTCGACGAGTTCAGCGGTATTATTGATGCGATTTTGGCGACCGACAAGGACCGGCCGAAGAAGCAGCGGCATACGTCCAAGCGGATTTTCGAGCGGCTCTGCGACGAGCACGGATTTACGGGCAAAATCACGATCGTGAAGGACTACGTTGCCGGCTGGCGCCAGCGGACGCAGGAAATGTTCGTGCCGCTTGCGCATCCGCCGGGGCATGCCCAGGCCGACTTCGGCGAAGCGATCGGCATCATCGGCGGCGTCGAGTGCAAGATCCACTTCTTCGCGATGGACTTGCCGCACTCCGACGCGATCTTCGTGGTGGGCTATCCGGCGGAGACGACGGAAGCGTTCTGCGACGGGCACGTGCGAGCATTCGCGTTCTTCGACGGCGTGCCGCAGTCGATCCTGTATGACAACACCAGGATCGCGGTTGCCCGCATTCTCGGCGATGGCAAGCGTCAGCGCACGCGCGTGTTCAGCGAGCTGCAATCGCATTACCTGTTCACGGATCGGTTTGGCCGCCCTGGCAAGGGTAACGACAAGGGCAAGGTCGAGGGGCTTGTGGGGTATGCGCGGCGGAACTTCCTGGTGCCGATCCCCGTGTTCGCTGACTTCGAGGCCTTGAACGGGCATCTTCTGGAGGGGTGCCGGAAGCGCCTTGCGGACCGGCTGCGCGGCCATGACGGCACGATCGGCGAGCGGCTGCAGCACGATCTCGCCGCGTTCCAGAAGCCGCTGCCGGCGCCCTACGACGCTTGCGACAAGAAGCCGGGCAGCGTCAACTCGCTCTCGCTGGTGCGCTATCGGCTGAATGACTACTCGGTGCCGACGGCCTATGGGCACCAGAAGGTTCTGGTCCGTGGCTACGTGCACGAGGTCATCATCGCCTGCGGAGCCGAGGTGATTGCGCGCCATCCCCGCTCCTACGCGCGCGAGGACTTCGTGTTCAATCCGCTGCACTACCTGGCGCTCATCGAGCAGAAAACCAATGCGCTCGACCAGGCAGCCCCGCTCGCCGATTGGAAGTTGCCCGAGGAGTTCGCGACGCTGCGGCGCCTGCTTGAGGCCCGTATGGGCAGGTCCGGCAAGCGCGAGTTTGTGCAGGTGCTGCGGCTGATCGAGGTGTTCAAGGTCGACGACGTGGCCGCCGCTGTGCGCGACGCAATCGCGCGCGGTGCGGTCGGCTTCGATGCCGTGAAGCATCTGGTGCTGTGCCGTATCGAGCGGCGTCCGCCACGCCTCGACATGACGATCTATCCGTATCTGCCCAAAGCGACGGTCGCGACAACATCGGCGCGGTCGTACATGGATCTGTTGGCCGGAGTGGCGACATGA
- a CDS encoding complex I NDUFA9 subunit family protein — translation MAAPIDTLVTVFGGSGFLGRHVVRALVKRDYRIRVAVRRPEMAGHLQPIGRVGQIHAVQANLRFPASIKAAMRDASVVVNLVGVLTEGGKQTFDAVQAKGAEAIAQAAAEIGARMVHVSAIGADADSEAGYARAKAKGEAAVLAAVPSAVILRPSVVFGPEDQFTNRFAGLARMMPIVPVFGADTRMQPVYVGDVATAVADAVDGKAQAGATYELGGPEVLTMRQIIEIILATIERKRVLVPVPFGLAKLQAMALQFAPGALKLTPDQVTMLRSDNVVSEAAKAAGLTLEGLGITPDSLEAIAPQYLWRYRATGQFAHNGTN, via the coding sequence ATGGCAGCGCCCATCGACACCCTCGTTACGGTTTTCGGCGGCTCCGGCTTCCTCGGCCGCCACGTCGTGCGCGCGCTGGTGAAGCGCGATTACCGGATCCGGGTCGCGGTACGCCGGCCGGAGATGGCCGGCCACCTGCAGCCGATCGGCCGGGTCGGCCAGATCCACGCCGTGCAGGCCAATCTGCGCTTTCCGGCCTCGATCAAGGCCGCGATGCGCGACGCCTCGGTCGTCGTCAACCTGGTCGGCGTGCTTACCGAGGGCGGCAAGCAGACCTTCGATGCCGTGCAGGCCAAGGGCGCCGAAGCGATCGCCCAGGCCGCCGCCGAGATCGGCGCGCGCATGGTGCATGTCTCGGCGATCGGCGCCGACGCCGATTCCGAGGCCGGCTATGCCCGCGCCAAGGCTAAGGGCGAAGCGGCCGTGCTGGCCGCGGTGCCCTCGGCCGTGATTTTGCGCCCGTCGGTCGTGTTCGGCCCCGAGGACCAGTTCACCAACCGATTCGCCGGCCTTGCCCGGATGATGCCAATCGTGCCGGTGTTCGGCGCCGATACCCGGATGCAGCCGGTCTATGTCGGCGATGTCGCCACCGCGGTGGCAGATGCCGTCGACGGCAAGGCGCAGGCCGGCGCCACCTATGAGCTCGGCGGGCCGGAAGTGCTGACGATGCGGCAGATCATCGAGATAATTCTGGCGACCATCGAGCGCAAGCGCGTGCTCGTGCCGGTGCCGTTCGGCCTTGCCAAGCTGCAGGCGATGGCGCTGCAATTCGCGCCGGGCGCGCTGAAGCTGACGCCGGACCAGGTCACTATGCTACGGTCGGACAATGTGGTGTCGGAAGCCGCCAAAGCGGCCGGGCTGACGCTGGAAGGCTTGGGCATCACGCCCGATTCGCTGGAAGCGATCGCCCCGCAATATCTGTGGCGCTACCGCGCGACCGGCCAGTTCGCCCATAACGGCACGAATTAA
- the queG gene encoding tRNA epoxyqueuosine(34) reductase QueG, translated as MTPDLRDALTREALSLGFDSIGIADPDAIAGVRERLEAFLAAGAHGQMAWLADNPGRRADPKVMWADVRSVIMFGVNYGPDENPLAILAQRSKAAISVYAQGDDYHEIIKKRLKLLAGWLIGQAGGDVKVFVDTAAVMEKPLAQAGGLGWQGKHTNLVSREFGSWLFLGAIFTTLELPRDDAVVDHCGSCRACLDACPTAAFPAPYQLDARRCISYLTIEHKGPIPREFRQPMGNRIYGCDDCLAACPWNKFAQQGREIKLAARDELRAPSLHALSKLDDAQFRALFTKSPVKRIGRDRFIRNVLIAIGNSGDVALMDDAKRLLGDESPTVRGAAVWALSQLMAPEAFGALAQQHLAAESDENVRSEWPVDVSPA; from the coding sequence ATGACGCCCGACCTGCGAGACGCCCTCACCCGCGAAGCCCTGTCACTCGGCTTCGACTCGATCGGCATCGCCGATCCCGATGCGATCGCCGGCGTGCGCGAAAGGCTCGAGGCGTTTCTCGCCGCCGGCGCGCATGGCCAGATGGCATGGCTAGCCGACAATCCCGGCCGCCGCGCCGATCCCAAGGTGATGTGGGCGGATGTGCGCTCGGTCATCATGTTCGGCGTCAATTACGGACCCGACGAAAACCCGCTGGCAATTCTGGCGCAGCGATCGAAGGCTGCGATCTCGGTCTACGCGCAGGGTGACGACTATCACGAAATCATCAAGAAGCGGCTGAAGCTCTTGGCCGGCTGGCTGATCGGCCAGGCCGGCGGCGACGTCAAAGTATTCGTCGATACCGCAGCGGTGATGGAGAAGCCGCTGGCACAGGCCGGCGGGCTTGGCTGGCAGGGCAAGCACACCAATCTCGTCTCGCGCGAATTCGGCTCCTGGCTGTTCCTCGGCGCGATCTTCACCACGCTGGAGCTGCCGCGCGACGACGCAGTGGTCGATCACTGCGGCTCGTGCCGCGCCTGCCTCGACGCTTGTCCTACGGCGGCGTTTCCCGCGCCGTACCAGTTAGACGCGCGGCGCTGCATCTCCTATCTCACCATCGAGCACAAAGGACCGATCCCGCGCGAATTCCGCCAGCCGATGGGCAATCGCATCTATGGCTGCGACGATTGCCTCGCCGCGTGCCCGTGGAACAAGTTTGCGCAACAAGGCCGCGAGATCAAACTCGCCGCGCGCGACGAACTCCGTGCGCCATCGCTGCATGCGTTGTCGAAGCTGGACGACGCGCAGTTTCGCGCGCTGTTCACCAAGTCGCCGGTGAAGCGAATCGGGCGCGACCGCTTCATCCGAAATGTGCTGATCGCGATCGGCAATTCGGGCGATGTCGCTTTGATGGATGATGCGAAGCGACTGCTCGGCGATGAGAGCCCCACCGTGCGCGGCGCGGCGGTGTGGGCGCTGTCGCAATTGATGGCGCCGGAGGCGTTTGGCGCGCTCGCGCAGCAGCATCTCGCAGCGGAGAGCGATGAAAATGTTCGTTCGGAATGGCCGGTGGACGTCAGCCCCGCCTGA
- a CDS encoding DNA cytosine methyltransferase → MKGINFADLFAGCGGFSLGLLQAGLTGSFAIERDPMAFETFSANLIEGPSSRHAFEWPEWLEKKAWDIEHLLLQHKADLISLMSTPERFYSGWPE, encoded by the coding sequence ATGAAAGGCATTAATTTTGCTGATTTGTTCGCGGGTTGCGGGGGATTCTCGCTCGGGCTTTTACAGGCTGGACTGACGGGAAGTTTTGCCATCGAGCGAGACCCGATGGCATTCGAAACATTCTCAGCCAACTTGATCGAGGGCCCCTCATCGCGACACGCTTTCGAATGGCCTGAATGGCTCGAAAAAAAGGCCTGGGATATCGAGCACCTGCTGTTGCAGCACAAGGCCGATCTGATCAGCCTCATGTCAACGCCGGAGAGATTTTACAGCGGGTGGCCGGAGTAA
- the istB gene encoding IS21-like element helper ATPase IstB, producing the protein MTDAPQILLAHHLKALKLPTFLREYDKVARLCAAEGVDHPRYLMRLAEMEMIDRERRMVERRIKAARFPTVKSLDSFDFLALPSLNKMLVLELARSDYVERRENIIAVGNSGTGKSHIALGLGLAACQKGLSVGFITASALVHELLEARDEKRLLRLQRQLAGYKLLIIDELGYVPLSVTGAELLFEVFSQRYERGSTLVTSNLPFDEWTSVFGSERLTGALLDRLTHHVHILEMNGDSFRLADSRRRSRRARSEPPADAAPQE; encoded by the coding sequence ATGACCGACGCGCCGCAGATCCTGCTCGCCCACCATCTGAAGGCGTTGAAGCTGCCGACGTTCCTGCGAGAGTACGACAAGGTCGCCCGGCTGTGTGCGGCTGAAGGCGTCGACCATCCGCGTTACCTGATGCGGCTGGCCGAGATGGAGATGATTGATCGCGAGCGACGTATGGTGGAGCGCCGGATCAAGGCGGCGCGGTTCCCGACCGTTAAAAGCCTCGACAGCTTCGACTTCCTGGCGTTGCCATCGCTGAACAAGATGTTGGTGCTGGAACTGGCGCGCTCGGACTACGTCGAGCGGCGCGAAAACATCATTGCTGTCGGCAACAGCGGCACAGGCAAGAGCCACATCGCGCTCGGGCTTGGCTTGGCGGCCTGCCAGAAGGGTCTATCGGTTGGCTTCATCACGGCGTCGGCTCTGGTCCACGAACTGCTCGAAGCGCGCGACGAAAAACGGCTACTGCGTCTTCAGCGTCAGCTCGCCGGCTACAAGCTGCTGATCATCGACGAACTCGGCTATGTACCACTCTCTGTGACCGGGGCCGAGCTGCTGTTCGAGGTCTTCAGCCAGCGCTACGAGCGAGGCAGCACGTTGGTCACGAGCAATCTGCCGTTCGACGAGTGGACGTCCGTGTTCGGCTCCGAGCGGCTCACCGGCGCGCTCCTCGACCGCCTCACACATCACGTCCATATTCTCGAGATGAACGGCGACAGCTTTAGGCTCGCCGACTCCAGGCGCCGGTCACGCCGAGCGCGGTCAGAACCGCCGGCGGACGCGGCCCCTCAGGAATAA
- a CDS encoding undecaprenyl-diphosphate phosphatase: MMSDAIRAVILGIVEGVTEFLPVSSTGHLLLAERFFDLGEDSFWKSFAVLIQLGAILAILALYFGKLWHIAQGLFRGNMEARRFVIGVLVAFLPAAIIGALMGGYIKSYLFNPWVVCFSLIVGGAILLWIDQLDLAPVHDDATTFPLPMYLKIGFAQCVAMIPGVSRSGATIVGAMLLGAEKRAAAEFSFFLAIPTMAGAFVYDLYKSRGDLSMDHGVIIAIGFVVSFVTAIIVVKSFLGYVTRHGFTLFAWWRVIVGTLGLIALALGY; the protein is encoded by the coding sequence ATGATGTCTGATGCGATCAGGGCGGTGATTCTCGGCATTGTCGAGGGTGTCACCGAGTTCCTTCCGGTGTCTTCCACCGGCCATCTGCTGCTGGCCGAGCGGTTCTTCGATCTCGGCGAGGACAGTTTCTGGAAGAGTTTCGCCGTGCTGATCCAGCTCGGTGCGATCCTGGCCATTCTGGCGCTGTATTTCGGCAAGTTGTGGCATATCGCGCAGGGCCTGTTCCGCGGCAATATGGAGGCCCGCCGCTTCGTGATCGGCGTGCTGGTGGCGTTTCTGCCGGCCGCCATCATCGGCGCTTTGATGGGCGGCTACATCAAGAGCTATCTGTTCAATCCGTGGGTGGTGTGTTTCTCGCTGATCGTCGGCGGCGCGATCCTGCTGTGGATCGACCAGCTCGATCTTGCGCCGGTCCACGACGACGCCACCACCTTTCCGCTGCCGATGTATCTGAAGATCGGCTTTGCGCAGTGCGTCGCGATGATCCCCGGCGTGTCGCGCTCCGGCGCCACCATCGTCGGCGCGATGCTGCTCGGCGCCGAGAAGCGCGCGGCGGCGGAGTTCTCGTTTTTCCTGGCGATCCCGACCATGGCCGGCGCCTTCGTCTATGATCTCTACAAGAGCCGCGGCGATCTCTCGATGGATCACGGCGTCATCATCGCGATCGGCTTCGTGGTGTCGTTCGTCACCGCGATCATCGTGGTGAAGAGCTTCCTCGGCTACGTCACCCGCCACGGCTTCACGCTGTTCGCCTGGTGGCGCGTCATCGTCGGCACGCTCGGCCTGATCGCGCTGGCGCTGGGGTATTGA
- a CDS encoding PGN_0703 family putative restriction endonuclease: MSLYSAPPLPRIPLIPQSILKDHNVACIIDTRFRSAARLLQHLWLRDSAIVTGVHVRKSDDGDIVMDLGSMLEADAARSGRNFLTPEIHAFVRHATIMREEGAAIDEHRLFYNALSSTPMSFNVFAPLALDLQLATAVFRSLLPAFVASVENIRFETSPGRREARFLDDGTAFDLAIEVLTPDGESATVFIETKYSESMEGPAARLRDRYDEAARQVRLYSEPDAVILRSLALEQLWREHMLAQLAVDQGVTDRAMFVVIGPRLNRRVQTACRVYKNELIPDDDLDADRVQFQSITLEKVIDTINEAGATDLARALWARYCDFERVFHLAMTEYTLPASSSPTTTAAAEKEAAQVNKPRRQRKAGSISAVGVASSTTRLRRAVTYGQ; the protein is encoded by the coding sequence ATGTCGCTCTATTCCGCGCCGCCACTGCCGCGCATCCCGCTAATTCCGCAATCGATCCTCAAAGATCACAACGTCGCCTGCATCATCGACACACGCTTTCGTAGTGCCGCTCGATTACTTCAGCACCTTTGGCTTCGTGATAGCGCCATTGTCACCGGCGTTCATGTCCGAAAATCCGACGACGGCGACATCGTCATGGACCTCGGTTCAATGCTCGAAGCAGATGCCGCGCGCTCCGGCCGCAACTTTCTCACCCCCGAAATCCATGCCTTCGTCCGCCACGCCACAATAATGCGGGAGGAAGGTGCCGCGATTGATGAGCACCGGCTATTCTACAACGCCTTGAGCTCGACGCCGATGAGTTTCAACGTCTTCGCGCCGCTTGCACTCGATCTCCAGCTCGCCACCGCCGTGTTCCGCTCGCTGCTTCCTGCCTTCGTTGCAAGCGTCGAGAACATCCGTTTTGAAACCTCGCCCGGCCGCCGCGAAGCGCGTTTCCTTGATGACGGAACTGCGTTCGACCTGGCAATCGAAGTCCTGACGCCGGATGGCGAAAGCGCCACCGTCTTCATCGAGACCAAATACTCGGAATCAATGGAGGGCCCTGCCGCACGCCTGCGGGATCGCTACGACGAGGCCGCCCGTCAGGTTCGCCTCTACTCTGAACCGGATGCAGTCATCTTGAGATCCCTTGCCCTCGAGCAGCTCTGGCGTGAACATATGCTCGCGCAGCTCGCTGTCGATCAGGGCGTCACTGACCGGGCTATGTTCGTCGTCATCGGTCCTCGGCTCAATCGCCGCGTCCAGACCGCCTGCCGCGTGTACAAGAATGAACTGATCCCTGACGATGACCTCGACGCCGATCGCGTCCAGTTTCAGTCGATCACCCTCGAGAAGGTCATAGACACGATCAATGAGGCCGGCGCCACTGATCTGGCTCGAGCTCTCTGGGCGCGCTATTGCGATTTCGAGCGGGTCTTCCATCTGGCGATGACAGAATACACCCTCCCTGCTTCATCGAGCCCCACCACCACCGCCGCCGCTGAAAAAGAAGCGGCCCAGGTCAACAAGCCGCGCCGCCAGCGCAAAGCAGGTTCAATCTCTGCAGTCGGGGTTGCGTCCTCGACCACGCGGCTTCGTCGGGCGGTGACCTATGGTCAATAA
- a CDS encoding ATP-dependent DNA helicase produces the protein MHTRGALHIDGSATALSQVDGSHLEASVRSRWGSAVIQQPRGQASHATVNLSSQQTDAIIRIRAWYASKLKGVFRLFGYAGTGKTTIARELPDALGCNIAFVTYTGKAASVLIAKGCTDASTIHRALYQWIPRDDGGPSDRIINHAGAIAKCDLVVLDECSMVDSHLAKDILSLNKPVIAMGDLMQLPPINGAGYFTNAKADYLLTELHRQALDNPITRMSLDLREGRRLKRGSYGDSLILKLNALPLDRLMKADQVLAGRKATCGAVGHALRNLFGRTAPLPMPGDKLMCLRNNRNKGLLNGQVWTALSCTQINGATVSLQIQSETGDRKLKVQCLTGPLTGTIFPVSELDQARSERFGYADVITVHKSQGSEWDNVVLFDESQIYKDDARRWLYTGITRTSKAITVIET, from the coding sequence GGTCGACGGCAGCCATCTAGAAGCGAGCGTCCGTTCTAGATGGGGTTCGGCGGTCATCCAACAGCCCCGAGGCCAAGCAAGTCATGCTACTGTCAATCTGAGTAGCCAGCAGACCGATGCCATTATACGTATCCGAGCGTGGTACGCTAGCAAACTCAAGGGCGTCTTCCGACTTTTTGGCTATGCTGGGACCGGCAAGACGACGATCGCTCGCGAGCTGCCGGATGCCTTGGGCTGCAACATTGCATTCGTGACCTACACAGGCAAAGCAGCATCTGTACTGATCGCGAAGGGATGCACCGATGCTTCCACGATCCACCGCGCGTTGTATCAGTGGATACCTCGCGATGACGGCGGGCCGAGCGATCGCATTATCAATCACGCCGGCGCTATAGCGAAGTGTGACCTTGTTGTTCTTGACGAGTGCTCAATGGTCGACAGTCATCTTGCGAAGGACATCTTGTCCCTCAACAAACCGGTCATCGCGATGGGGGACCTTATGCAATTGCCTCCGATCAATGGCGCCGGCTATTTCACGAACGCCAAAGCCGACTACCTTCTCACCGAACTTCATCGGCAGGCGCTCGACAATCCCATCACGCGAATGTCGTTAGACTTACGGGAAGGCCGAAGACTCAAGCGAGGCAGCTATGGCGACAGCCTGATTCTCAAACTAAACGCCTTGCCTCTCGATCGTTTGATGAAGGCTGACCAGGTTTTGGCTGGACGCAAAGCGACTTGCGGCGCTGTCGGACATGCTCTGCGCAACCTGTTCGGTCGAACCGCGCCGCTTCCGATGCCCGGCGACAAGCTGATGTGCTTACGCAATAATAGAAACAAAGGATTGCTAAACGGCCAGGTTTGGACTGCGCTATCTTGCACGCAAATCAATGGCGCAACCGTTAGCCTTCAGATTCAATCAGAGACCGGCGACCGTAAATTGAAAGTGCAGTGCCTTACAGGACCGCTCACAGGCACGATTTTTCCTGTCTCTGAATTGGACCAAGCTCGGTCCGAGCGCTTCGGATATGCGGACGTCATCACGGTTCATAAAAGCCAGGGAAGCGAGTGGGATAATGTCGTGCTCTTTGACGAGTCGCAGATCTATAAGGACGACGCGCGCAGATGGCTTTATACCGGCATTACGCGCACCTCAAAAGCGATCACTGTAATCGAAACGTAG
- a CDS encoding DUF2958 domain-containing protein: protein MVNNSPLTVTDSVTLLVNALDNERDHFPAVKLFTPDGSATWLLTEVDPDDPDRLFGLCDLGLGFPELGYVSLQELIELRGRLGLPVERDNYFVADKPLSAYVEDARVKGRIVA, encoded by the coding sequence ATGGTCAATAATTCACCCCTGACGGTCACCGACAGCGTCACCCTCCTTGTGAACGCGCTCGATAATGAGCGCGATCACTTTCCCGCCGTCAAGCTCTTCACGCCGGACGGCTCGGCGACGTGGTTGCTCACGGAGGTCGACCCTGACGATCCCGACCGTCTCTTTGGGCTTTGCGACCTAGGTTTGGGCTTTCCTGAGCTCGGGTACGTCAGCCTCCAAGAGCTCATCGAGCTTCGTGGACGGCTGGGTCTGCCCGTCGAACGCGATAATTACTTCGTCGCTGATAAGCCGCTCTCGGCATATGTTGAGGACGCTCGGGTCAAGGGTCGGATCGTCGCCTAG
- a CDS encoding site-specific integrase, with product MPLAMSRPWKHPNSGFYWLRKGVPEDLRALVGKREEKRSLLTRDPVEAKRLHAEALAELEARWANLRAGPKSLSEREAHQMAVAVHDHWLGQYRENPSSQTTWDTELGVRLFLPPKSTSPAQIYDASFLLQVDNDASRVDEMEGRCLRGADECLASQGLKVDENSRWLLAKAIAAAVQRASLTLKRLANGEAIENSFFSPSSVAPASAPVSEKPVPFQILIKGWAAERRPVEKTVYEWTRVMHQLEKFLGHDDARRVTGTNFVAWKAAMVEEGLRPKTIQDAKLAPMRAIFEWGFKNKLISANPAEGVSLEVKSKQGEKKRSFTDEEAKTILRAASASKDPVRRWVPWIGAYSGARVSEICQLRSEDVLQIDDIWCMKLDPEAGSLKTSGSERIIPVHPALIEAGFVKFASRAKSGPLFAELAPDKFGKRGGNGTKIIGRFVRQLGLLDLRLSPSHSWRHRIKTLGRRHALAKDILDAITGHGSRSVGDSYGEFPAEALYRELCKIPALKL from the coding sequence ATGCCCCTTGCAATGTCACGTCCCTGGAAGCATCCCAACAGCGGTTTCTATTGGCTCCGGAAAGGTGTTCCGGAAGACCTGCGTGCGCTCGTTGGCAAGCGCGAAGAGAAACGCAGCCTGCTTACGCGAGACCCTGTTGAAGCCAAGCGACTTCACGCTGAGGCCTTGGCGGAACTGGAGGCTCGTTGGGCGAACTTGCGGGCCGGTCCCAAATCCCTGAGCGAACGTGAAGCGCACCAGATGGCAGTGGCAGTGCACGATCACTGGCTGGGCCAGTATCGCGAAAACCCCAGTAGCCAAACCACATGGGATACGGAGCTTGGTGTCCGGCTATTCCTTCCGCCGAAATCTACGTCTCCTGCACAAATCTACGACGCCAGTTTCCTCCTCCAGGTGGATAATGACGCCTCCCGAGTGGATGAAATGGAGGGGCGGTGCCTTAGGGGCGCCGACGAATGTTTGGCCTCTCAGGGGCTAAAGGTTGACGAAAATAGCCGCTGGTTACTCGCCAAAGCGATCGCAGCTGCAGTGCAGCGAGCTAGCCTGACGCTGAAACGCTTGGCCAATGGCGAGGCGATAGAGAACTCCTTCTTCTCCCCCAGCAGTGTCGCGCCCGCTAGCGCCCCGGTGTCTGAAAAGCCTGTGCCATTCCAAATCCTGATCAAGGGATGGGCGGCCGAACGTCGACCAGTCGAAAAGACGGTCTACGAGTGGACGCGGGTAATGCACCAGCTTGAGAAATTTCTCGGCCATGATGATGCGCGTCGGGTCACGGGCACCAACTTCGTCGCCTGGAAAGCGGCGATGGTTGAGGAGGGCCTCCGCCCGAAGACGATCCAGGACGCGAAGCTTGCACCGATGCGTGCCATTTTCGAATGGGGATTCAAAAATAAGCTGATCTCGGCGAATCCGGCCGAAGGTGTCTCACTCGAGGTCAAGAGCAAACAGGGTGAGAAGAAACGAAGCTTCACGGACGAAGAGGCCAAGACGATCCTTCGAGCAGCTTCGGCGAGCAAGGACCCGGTCAGGCGTTGGGTGCCGTGGATCGGTGCATATTCGGGAGCGCGCGTCTCCGAGATCTGCCAATTGCGATCCGAGGACGTCCTGCAGATAGACGACATCTGGTGCATGAAGCTCGATCCTGAGGCGGGCTCACTGAAGACGAGTGGCTCGGAGCGCATCATTCCTGTGCACCCGGCTTTGATTGAGGCCGGCTTCGTGAAGTTTGCAAGTCGGGCCAAGTCCGGGCCGCTTTTTGCCGAGCTGGCGCCGGACAAGTTTGGAAAGCGCGGAGGCAACGGCACGAAAATAATTGGCCGTTTCGTTCGCCAGCTAGGACTGCTTGATCTGCGGTTATCCCCAAGCCACTCATGGCGACACCGGATCAAGACGCTGGGCCGAAGGCATGCACTAGCGAAGGACATTCTAGATGCAATCACGGGGCATGGCAGTCGGTCGGTAGGGGACTCATATGGGGAGTTTCCGGCGGAGGCTTTGTATCGAGAGCTCTGCAAGATTCCGGCCCTAAAACTCTGA
- a CDS encoding glutathione S-transferase family protein, translated as MYTLYHHSFCPQSRFIRLVLGEYGLDVKLVEERAWDRREAFLALNPAGTPPVLLTDGFPPIPNAGIIAEYLDETHGPAMADRRLLPVAMEERIEVRRLMAWFNEKFFEEASGPLVNERIYKRFMPEELGGGAPSMDVIRAATANVRYHLAYIGWLARTRNFLAGDRLSYADLVAAAHLSAIDYLGDVPWSEDDAAKAWYARVKSRPSFRPLLSEWLAGVPASRTYVDLDF; from the coding sequence ATGTACACCCTTTACCACCACTCGTTCTGTCCGCAGTCGCGCTTCATCCGCCTTGTCCTCGGCGAGTACGGCCTTGACGTGAAGCTGGTGGAAGAACGCGCCTGGGACCGGCGCGAGGCGTTTCTGGCGCTCAATCCGGCTGGAACCCCGCCGGTCCTGCTGACCGACGGCTTTCCGCCGATTCCGAACGCCGGCATCATCGCCGAATATCTCGACGAGACCCATGGGCCTGCGATGGCCGATCGCCGGCTGCTGCCGGTGGCGATGGAGGAGCGCATCGAGGTGCGCCGGCTGATGGCCTGGTTCAACGAAAAATTCTTCGAGGAGGCCTCCGGCCCGCTGGTCAACGAACGCATCTACAAGCGCTTCATGCCCGAGGAACTCGGCGGCGGCGCGCCGTCGATGGATGTGATTCGCGCAGCCACCGCCAATGTGCGCTATCATCTGGCCTATATTGGCTGGCTGGCGCGGACGCGCAATTTTCTCGCCGGCGACCGGTTGAGCTATGCGGATCTGGTCGCAGCGGCGCATCTGTCGGCGATCGACTATCTGGGCGATGTGCCATGGAGCGAGGACGACGCCGCAAAGGCCTGGTACGCGCGGGTGAAATCCCGCCCGTCGTTCCGTCCGCTGCTCAGCGAGTGGCTGGCCGGCGTGCCGGCGTCGCGGACCTATGTGGATCTGGATTTCTGA